From the Sphingomonas aliaeris genome, one window contains:
- a CDS encoding xanthine dehydrogenase family protein molybdopterin-binding subunit, producing MSARDTLDRIDRRTLLIGGGAGVGLLVAWAVWPRDYAANLTAVKGETVFGAWLKIGEDGHVTVAVPQCEHGQGVFTTLPQILADELGADWRTVGVQPAPLNPLYANTLAADELFEGAFDGVPAPLRAGHAQRSALMLTAGSTSVRAFEDVLRAAGASARILLSKVAAGRWGVDWQSCGTANGFVLHGDKKIRFAELAAEAAGGSVPSPIPLRGPDGNRLYGKSLPRLDVPAKVDGSANFAGDIRLPDMVYASIRQGPVGDSKLIRVDRAAADRIRGVMAVVTNDRWVAAVANSWWAANMALDALKPRFVTTGAIIGTASIDSALSAALDGPGTRMASQGDLSMAFKGASVVTAEYRAGLAVHAAAETMTATASFAGGRLELWLPTQAPGLARAAAAATLGIAENDVTVHAMLAGGSFGANLENLVAEQAALLAREMKRPVQLVWSRSEDILHDRYRPPAAARMTARLAANGQISGWLAKIAAPPTGHELLDRLMPGDRIAGLAMKAGGSGDRYAVAGARPFYRIPSYAVDHHPAEIGVPTGHWRSGAHSYTCFFTECFLDELAHVANTEPLSYRIGMLGSDIRLARCLSTVASLGGWEGGIPGSGQGIACHAFRGSYIAVLVEAHMGDGQAISVDRIVAAVDCGRQVNPDIVRQMIEGGLIFGMAQAIGASTGFTENLADARTLADLNLPRLADTPDITVELIRSEAEPGGVSELAVPPVAPAIANALQSATGVRMRGLPLRFGDM from the coding sequence ATGAGCGCGCGCGACACACTGGACCGGATCGATCGGCGGACCTTGCTGATCGGCGGCGGGGCGGGGGTCGGGTTGCTCGTCGCCTGGGCGGTGTGGCCGCGCGACTATGCCGCGAACCTGACCGCGGTGAAGGGCGAGACGGTGTTCGGCGCCTGGCTGAAGATCGGCGAGGACGGGCATGTCACCGTCGCGGTGCCGCAATGCGAGCACGGGCAGGGCGTGTTCACCACGCTGCCGCAGATCCTGGCGGACGAATTGGGGGCCGACTGGCGCACCGTCGGCGTGCAGCCCGCGCCGCTCAATCCGCTCTACGCCAACACGCTGGCGGCGGACGAACTGTTCGAAGGTGCGTTCGACGGGGTTCCAGCACCGTTGCGCGCCGGACATGCGCAGCGCAGCGCGCTGATGCTGACAGCCGGGTCGACCTCGGTCCGCGCGTTCGAGGACGTGCTGCGCGCGGCGGGCGCGTCGGCGCGTATCCTGCTGAGCAAGGTCGCGGCGGGACGCTGGGGCGTCGACTGGCAATCGTGCGGCACGGCAAACGGCTTCGTCCTGCACGGCGACAAGAAGATCCGCTTCGCCGAACTGGCAGCGGAAGCGGCGGGGGGCTCTGTGCCGAGCCCGATCCCGTTGCGTGGGCCGGACGGCAACCGGCTGTACGGCAAGTCGCTGCCCCGGCTGGACGTGCCGGCGAAGGTCGACGGATCGGCGAATTTCGCGGGCGATATCCGCCTGCCCGACATGGTCTATGCCAGCATCCGGCAGGGACCGGTCGGCGACAGCAAGCTGATCCGCGTCGATCGCGCGGCGGCGGACCGGATCCGCGGCGTCATGGCGGTGGTGACGAACGATCGCTGGGTCGCGGCCGTGGCGAACAGCTGGTGGGCGGCGAACATGGCGCTGGATGCGCTGAAGCCCCGCTTCGTCACGACGGGCGCGATTATCGGCACGGCGTCGATCGATTCAGCTTTGTCCGCCGCGTTGGACGGTCCCGGTACGCGCATGGCGTCGCAGGGCGACCTGTCGATGGCGTTCAAGGGCGCGAGCGTCGTCACGGCGGAGTATCGCGCCGGACTAGCTGTGCATGCCGCGGCCGAAACGATGACGGCGACCGCGTCTTTCGCCGGTGGACGGCTGGAATTGTGGTTGCCGACACAAGCGCCGGGGCTGGCGCGCGCCGCCGCCGCGGCGACGCTTGGGATCGCGGAGAATGACGTGACGGTTCACGCCATGCTCGCCGGGGGATCGTTCGGCGCCAATCTGGAAAATCTGGTGGCGGAGCAGGCGGCGTTACTCGCGCGGGAAATGAAGCGGCCGGTGCAGCTCGTCTGGTCGCGCAGCGAGGACATATTGCACGACCGCTATCGCCCGCCCGCCGCCGCCCGCATGACCGCGCGGCTGGCGGCGAACGGACAGATTAGCGGGTGGCTCGCCAAGATCGCCGCACCGCCGACCGGGCACGAATTGCTGGACCGATTGATGCCGGGGGACCGGATCGCGGGGCTGGCGATGAAGGCGGGGGGCAGCGGGGATCGCTATGCCGTGGCCGGCGCACGGCCATTCTATCGCATCCCGAGTTACGCGGTCGATCACCACCCCGCGGAGATCGGCGTGCCCACCGGGCATTGGCGGTCGGGTGCGCACAGCTACACCTGTTTCTTCACCGAATGCTTCCTCGACGAGCTGGCGCATGTCGCGAATACCGAACCTTTATCCTACCGGATCGGGATGCTGGGCAGCGACATCCGGCTGGCGCGATGCCTGTCGACGGTCGCGTCGCTGGGCGGTTGGGAAGGCGGTATTCCCGGCAGCGGCCAGGGCATCGCCTGCCATGCATTCCGGGGCAGCTATATCGCGGTGCTGGTCGAGGCGCATATGGGTGACGGCCAGGCGATCAGCGTCGACCGGATCGTCGCCGCGGTCGATTGCGGACGTCAGGTGAACCCCGATATCGTCCGCCAGATGATCGAGGGCGGATTGATCTTCGGCATGGCACAGGCGATCGGCGCATCGACCGGCTTTACCGAGAACCTAGCGGATGCGCGGACGCTGGCCGATCTCAACCTGCCGCGCCTGGCCGATACGCCCGACATCACCGTCGAACTGATCCGCAGCGAGGCGGAACCGGGCGGGGTCAGCGAACTCGCGGTGCCGCCGGTCGCGCCGGCCATCGCCAACGCATTGCAATCCGCCACCGGCGTGCGGATGCGCGGGCTTCCGCTCAGATTTGGAGACATGTGA
- the rpmB gene encoding 50S ribosomal protein L28 — MSRICELTGKGRMVGNNVSHANNKTKRTFLPNLQNVTLMSDALGTSVKLRVSTHGLRSVEHVGGLDNWLVKTTDDKLSLRARRLKRDVRKKLDTAVAA, encoded by the coding sequence ATGTCGCGCATTTGCGAGCTGACCGGCAAGGGCCGGATGGTGGGTAACAACGTTTCCCACGCGAACAACAAGACCAAGCGGACATTCCTGCCGAATCTGCAGAACGTGACGCTGATGTCGGACGCACTCGGCACTTCGGTCAAGCTGCGCGTCTCGACGCACGGCCTGCGTTCGGTCGAGCATGTCGGCGGCCTGGACAACTGGCTGGTCAAGACGACCGACGACAAGCTGTCGCTGCGTGCACGTCGCCTGAAGCGCGATGTCCGCAAGAAGCTCGACACGGCGGTCGCCGCCTAA
- a CDS encoding DUF2093 domain-containing protein, whose translation MLMSNTDRPAKLHYMANGFRVLAPGDHVLCAVSGERISLEDLRYWSVAAQEAYASAELATKAMSPAA comes from the coding sequence ATGTTGATGTCGAACACCGATCGCCCCGCAAAGCTGCATTACATGGCGAACGGCTTCCGCGTGCTGGCGCCGGGCGATCACGTGCTGTGCGCGGTGAGCGGCGAGCGGATCTCGCTGGAGGATCTGCGCTACTGGAGCGTCGCGGCGCAGGAAGCCTATGCCAGTGCCGAGCTGGCGACGAAAGCGATGAGCCCCGCCGCGTGA
- a CDS encoding hemolysin family protein gives MLQEPVQRHGTASPFPWIDVAIILALIALNGVFAMSELAIVSARKARLEAMARAGKRGARAAMLLAADPGKFLSTVQIGITLIGILAGAYSGASLGAPVAARLGWLGFSPETTGTIGFALVIGITTYFSLIVGELVPKQIALRAPEPIAAFMAPPMRWIAWGTAPLGWLLDSSSALLFKLMRLKRETEDHVTAEELHLIVAEASKSGVIEEHERSIISGVVRLADRPVREVMTPRTEIEWIDIGLEEDGIRAALLGMTHSRLPVAEGSVDAVIGVVQARDIAIALLGNDPLDLRALLRQAPVVLDQLDAMDALSALRQAEVPMALLHDEYGHFEGIVTPADLLAAIAGEFASDSNPEDSPSVVERDDGSLLVSGQMAVDALAERLGIDLPEDRDYATVAGLALAVFRHLPGEGESFVEQGWKFEVVDLDGRRIDKLLVSAVVSRG, from the coding sequence GTGCTGCAAGAGCCTGTGCAGCGACATGGCACCGCTTCCCCCTTCCCCTGGATCGACGTGGCGATCATCCTCGCGCTGATCGCGTTGAACGGCGTCTTCGCGATGTCCGAACTGGCGATCGTCTCCGCGCGCAAGGCCCGGCTGGAAGCGATGGCGCGCGCAGGGAAACGTGGCGCACGCGCCGCGATGCTGCTCGCCGCCGATCCCGGAAAATTCCTGTCGACGGTGCAGATCGGCATCACGCTGATCGGTATTCTGGCGGGTGCCTATTCGGGCGCGAGCCTGGGTGCGCCGGTCGCCGCGCGGCTTGGCTGGCTGGGCTTTTCGCCGGAAACGACGGGCACGATCGGCTTCGCGCTGGTCATCGGCATCACGACCTATTTCTCGCTGATCGTCGGCGAACTCGTTCCCAAGCAGATCGCGCTGCGTGCGCCCGAACCGATCGCCGCGTTCATGGCGCCGCCGATGCGCTGGATCGCCTGGGGCACCGCGCCGCTCGGCTGGCTGCTCGATTCGTCCAGCGCCTTGCTGTTCAAGCTGATGCGACTGAAGCGCGAGACCGAGGATCACGTCACCGCCGAGGAACTGCATCTGATCGTCGCGGAGGCGAGCAAATCGGGCGTGATCGAGGAGCATGAACGCTCGATCATCTCGGGCGTGGTCCGGCTCGCCGATCGTCCCGTGCGCGAGGTGATGACGCCGCGGACCGAAATCGAATGGATCGATATCGGGCTGGAGGAAGACGGTATCCGCGCGGCGCTGCTCGGCATGACGCACAGCCGGTTGCCGGTGGCTGAAGGATCGGTCGATGCGGTGATCGGGGTGGTGCAGGCGCGCGACATCGCGATCGCCCTGCTCGGCAACGATCCGCTCGATCTGCGCGCGCTGCTGCGCCAGGCGCCGGTCGTGCTGGATCAGCTGGACGCGATGGACGCGTTGAGCGCGCTGCGGCAGGCGGAAGTGCCGATGGCGTTGCTGCACGACGAATACGGCCATTTCGAAGGCATCGTCACACCGGCCGACCTGCTTGCCGCGATCGCCGGCGAGTTCGCGTCCGACAGCAATCCGGAGGATTCGCCGTCCGTCGTGGAGCGCGACGACGGATCGTTGCTGGTGTCGGGCCAGATGGCGGTGGATGCGCTGGCCGAGCGGCTCGGCATCGACCTGCCCGAGGACCGGGATTATGCGACCGTCGCCGGGTTGGCGCTTGCGGTCTTCCGTCACCTGCCCGGCGAGGGCGAAAGCTTCGTCGAGCAGGGCTGGAAGTTCGAGGTGGTCGATCTCGACGGGCGGCGGATCGACAAGTTGCTGGTCAGCGCGGTCGTTTCGCGCGGCTGA
- the hemH gene encoding ferrochelatase, whose protein sequence is MLLTNLGTPDGPDAKSVKRYLGEFLSDRRVVEIPQIAWQPILRGIILNTRPKKSAHAYGLVWREDGSPLAAITRLQAAALKDAFGPGVLVDWAMRYGNPSIAHRLQAMKDAGCERILIAPLYPQYCAATTATANDKAFAVLAGMRWQPAVRTLPPYHDDESYIAALKTSVETSLAALDFEPEAIVASFHGMPQRTLELGDPYHCHCQKTARLLAAAMGREVIVAFQSRFGRAKWLTPATDVTLEALPGTGVKKVAILAPGFSADCLETLEELSIRGRESFVAAGGTHFAYLPCLNDSEPGIHMLQRLIARELEGWTPRP, encoded by the coding sequence GTGCTGCTGACCAACCTCGGCACGCCCGACGGCCCGGATGCGAAATCGGTCAAACGCTATCTCGGCGAATTCCTGTCCGATCGCCGCGTCGTGGAAATCCCGCAGATCGCATGGCAGCCGATCCTGCGCGGCATCATCCTGAACACGCGCCCGAAAAAATCCGCGCACGCCTACGGTCTGGTATGGCGCGAGGATGGGTCGCCGCTCGCCGCGATCACGCGGTTGCAGGCGGCGGCGCTGAAGGACGCGTTCGGCCCCGGCGTGCTGGTCGACTGGGCGATGCGCTACGGGAATCCGTCGATCGCGCACCGCTTGCAGGCGATGAAGGATGCGGGGTGCGAGCGCATCCTGATCGCGCCGTTGTATCCGCAATATTGCGCCGCGACGACCGCAACTGCCAACGACAAGGCGTTCGCCGTATTGGCGGGGATGCGCTGGCAACCGGCGGTGCGCACGTTGCCGCCCTATCACGACGACGAGTCCTATATCGCCGCGCTGAAGACGTCGGTCGAAACGTCGCTGGCGGCGCTGGATTTCGAGCCCGAGGCGATCGTCGCCAGTTTTCACGGCATGCCGCAGCGCACGCTGGAGCTGGGTGATCCGTATCATTGCCACTGCCAGAAGACCGCGCGACTGCTGGCCGCCGCGATGGGACGCGAGGTGATCGTGGCGTTCCAGTCGCGCTTCGGGCGGGCAAAATGGCTGACTCCGGCGACCGACGTAACGCTGGAGGCCTTGCCGGGAACGGGTGTGAAGAAGGTCGCGATCCTGGCGCCGGGCTTTTCCGCCGATTGTCTCGAAACGCTGGAGGAACTGAGTATTCGCGGGCGCGAGAGCTTCGTCGCGGCCGGTGGAACGCATTTCGCATATCTGCCGTGCCTGAACGACAGCGAGCCCGGCATTCATATGTTACAAAGGTTGATCGCACGGGAGCTTGAAGGCTGGACGCCAAGGCCGTAG
- a CDS encoding esterase-like activity of phytase family protein, giving the protein MRTWLLILLLPVLTPGWDGASRLGLLGPKVDFTATPVALDASDPARRTVGRLTYLGGVELKSPDPVFGGFSSLTVEGRRFTLLSDGGNIVRFDLDGRWGISARQFAELPGGPDTGWRKRDRDSESIIVDPATGDRSIGFEFANAIWRYDRDLTRVCRHAAPRAMRKWNENGGPEAMVRLADGATIVFSETTRPKTSTGKRGAGRIAIRFAGDPTARPNAGFRFLYMPPADYDPSDAALLPDGRILVLNRAFTFPFNFTAKLTIVDPKAIRPGERVRGEEIATFAAPVLHDNFEGIAVVREGDDTVIWMVSDDNQLFLQRSLLLKFRLDPAVLGVPGR; this is encoded by the coding sequence GTGCGAACCTGGCTCCTGATCCTGCTGCTGCCCGTGTTGACCCCCGGCTGGGACGGTGCCTCTAGGCTCGGGCTGCTGGGGCCGAAGGTGGACTTCACCGCGACGCCGGTGGCGCTGGACGCAAGCGATCCGGCGCGCCGGACGGTCGGGCGGCTGACCTATCTGGGCGGGGTCGAACTGAAGAGTCCGGATCCGGTATTTGGCGGGTTTTCGTCGCTGACGGTCGAGGGGCGGCGCTTCACGCTGCTGAGCGACGGCGGCAATATCGTGCGATTCGATCTGGACGGGCGATGGGGGATCAGTGCGCGCCAGTTCGCCGAATTGCCCGGCGGCCCCGATACGGGATGGAGAAAGCGCGACCGGGACAGCGAATCGATCATCGTCGATCCGGCGACGGGCGACCGGTCGATCGGGTTCGAATTCGCCAATGCAATCTGGCGATACGATCGCGACCTGACCAGGGTGTGCCGGCACGCCGCACCCCGCGCGATGCGGAAATGGAACGAGAATGGCGGGCCGGAGGCGATGGTGCGGCTGGCGGACGGCGCGACGATCGTATTCTCTGAAACGACGCGACCGAAGACCAGCACCGGCAAGCGCGGGGCCGGACGCATCGCGATCCGATTCGCGGGCGATCCTACCGCGCGGCCCAATGCCGGATTCCGCTTCCTGTATATGCCGCCCGCCGATTACGATCCGAGCGACGCGGCGTTGCTGCCGGACGGGCGGATACTGGTGCTCAACCGTGCCTTCACCTTCCCTTTCAACTTCACGGCCAAGCTGACTATCGTCGATCCGAAAGCGATTCGGCCGGGCGAACGCGTGCGGGGGGAAGAGATCGCGACCTTCGCCGCGCCGGTGCTGCACGATAATTTTGAGGGGATCGCGGTGGTGCGCGAGGGCGATGACACGGTGATCTGGATGGTGTCGGACGACAACCAGCTGTTCCTGCAACGCAGCCTGTTGCTCAAGTTCCGACTGGACCCCGCGGTGCTCGGGGTACCGGGCCGCTAG
- a CDS encoding M23 family metallopeptidase yields the protein MRGIPIAVGLVLLGGCAAVPQARPQVQPVPPSTRAEPPTVQADRPAGPVTFSYSGPRMQGGTVIGIAPAGTATLTLDGAPVTVAPDGRFLIAFDRDAGPSATLVATLRDGRRVADALVIAPREWNISRLGSLPKYPVPEAEFARIRPAELAEIAAARRVSVDSAGWRQPFLWPTTGRISTLFGSQRIYRNGEAGAYHSGVDVARATGTPVLAPADGVVILAADHPFTLEGNLLMIDHGADLNSAFLHLSRIDVRVGDRVKRGQVIGAVGMTGRATGPHLHWGMKWRDARIDPLLLAGPMVSGER from the coding sequence ATGCGGGGAATTCCGATCGCGGTCGGCCTGGTCCTGCTCGGCGGATGCGCCGCCGTCCCGCAGGCCCGCCCGCAGGTCCAGCCGGTGCCCCCCTCGACCCGCGCCGAGCCGCCGACGGTGCAGGCCGATCGCCCGGCGGGGCCGGTCACGTTCAGCTATAGCGGCCCGCGCATGCAGGGCGGCACGGTGATCGGCATCGCCCCCGCCGGGACCGCGACGCTGACGCTCGACGGTGCGCCGGTGACGGTCGCGCCGGACGGCCGCTTCCTGATCGCGTTCGATCGCGACGCCGGGCCGTCCGCCACGTTGGTCGCGACGCTGCGGGACGGGCGGCGCGTCGCCGATGCGCTCGTCATCGCACCGCGCGAATGGAACATCTCGCGCCTCGGCAGCCTGCCCAAATATCCGGTGCCGGAGGCCGAGTTCGCCCGCATCCGCCCCGCCGAACTTGCCGAGATCGCCGCCGCGCGGCGCGTTTCGGTCGATAGCGCGGGGTGGCGGCAGCCGTTCCTGTGGCCGACCACCGGCCGCATCTCCACGCTGTTCGGGTCGCAGCGCATCTACAGGAACGGCGAGGCGGGCGCCTATCATTCGGGCGTCGACGTCGCGCGCGCAACCGGAACGCCCGTGCTCGCCCCGGCCGACGGCGTCGTCATCCTCGCCGCCGACCACCCCTTCACGCTGGAGGGCAACCTCCTGATGATCGATCACGGCGCCGACCTGAACAGCGCATTCCTGCACCTCTCGCGGATCGACGTGCGGGTCGGCGACCGGGTGAAGCGCGGCCAGGTGATCGGCGCCGTGGGCATGACCGGCCGCGCCACCGGCCCGCATCTCCACTGGGGCATGAAATGGCGCGACGCTCGCATCGACCCGCTGTTGTTGGCGGGTCCGATGGTTAGCGGCGAGAGATAA
- a CDS encoding OmpA family protein, with translation MPSPKLLIGAAMAVVLTASGCVTDPETGQRSISKTALGGIGGALGGYLLGDIVGGRNDRTAKIVGAGLGGIAGAGIGAYMDNQERELRARTAGTDVQVIRQGDDLILNIPSGINFAYNSADVQPQFRSTLDRVSDVLGQYRETYIDVYGHTDSTGSDAYNQGLSERRAISVADYLSGHGVQSARIATRGYGETQPIASNDTEDGRAANRRVEIKIVPISQNDLRR, from the coding sequence ATGCCCTCACCGAAATTGCTGATCGGCGCCGCAATGGCCGTCGTCCTGACCGCCAGCGGTTGCGTCACGGATCCGGAAACCGGGCAGCGTTCGATCTCGAAGACCGCGCTGGGCGGTATCGGCGGCGCGCTCGGCGGCTATCTGCTCGGCGACATCGTCGGCGGACGCAACGACCGGACCGCGAAGATCGTCGGCGCGGGTCTGGGCGGCATCGCGGGGGCCGGGATCGGCGCCTATATGGACAATCAGGAACGCGAACTCCGCGCCCGTACGGCCGGCACCGACGTGCAGGTGATCCGTCAGGGCGACGATCTGATCCTCAACATCCCGTCGGGCATCAACTTCGCCTATAACAGCGCCGACGTGCAGCCGCAGTTCCGCAGCACGCTGGACCGCGTCTCCGACGTGCTCGGCCAGTATCGCGAGACGTATATCGACGTGTACGGCCACACCGATTCGACCGGCAGCGACGCCTATAATCAGGGTCTGTCGGAACGTCGCGCGATCTCGGTCGCCGATTACCTGTCGGGCCACGGCGTGCAATCCGCCCGCATCGCGACCCGCGGCTACGGCGAGACGCAGCCGATCGCCTCCAACGATACCGAAGACGGCCGCGCCGCCAACCGTCGCGTCGAAATCAAGATCGTCCCCATCTCGCAGAACGACCTGCGTCGATAG
- a CDS encoding glycine zipper 2TM domain-containing protein translates to MFKKFTLAATAIAMSSAALVSATPASAQRYSDGYYGDQYQTQYRGYRDDRRNYRDDRRNYRDDRRYYNNRRSNRCDNTGGTVIGAIAGGLLGNVVAGRGDRLLGTVLGAGGGALAGRAIDRSDDPRGCRR, encoded by the coding sequence ATGTTCAAGAAATTCACGCTCGCTGCCACCGCAATCGCCATGAGCTCCGCCGCTCTGGTCTCCGCCACGCCCGCTTCGGCGCAGCGTTATAGCGATGGCTATTATGGCGACCAGTATCAGACGCAGTATCGCGGCTATCGCGATGACCGCCGCAATTACCGCGACGACCGCCGCAACTATCGCGACGACCGCCGCTACTACAACAACCGCCGCAGCAACCGTTGCGACAATACCGGCGGTACGGTGATCGGCGCGATCGCCGGCGGCCTGCTCGGCAACGTCGTCGCCGGACGCGGCGACCGCCTGCTCGGCACGGTGCTGGGTGCCGGTGGTGGCGCACTTGCCGGTCGCGCGATCGATCGCTCGGACGATCCGCGCGGTTGCCGCCGCTGA
- a CDS encoding nucleoside deaminase, with amino-acid sequence MPAPMRAALDAAATAAAAGEVPVGAVVMLDGKIVATAANAPRALNDPTAHAEILAIRAAAQALGRDRLDDCDLWVTLEPCAMCAGAIAHARIARLYYGAEDAKGGAVAHGPRFFGQPTCHHRPEIYSGIGEEEAGALLKGFFAGRR; translated from the coding sequence ATGCCCGCCCCTATGCGCGCCGCACTGGATGCCGCCGCCACCGCCGCGGCCGCGGGAGAGGTTCCGGTGGGTGCCGTCGTGATGCTCGACGGGAAGATCGTCGCCACCGCCGCCAATGCGCCGCGTGCGCTGAACGACCCCACCGCGCATGCCGAGATACTGGCGATTCGCGCCGCCGCGCAGGCGCTCGGCCGCGACCGGCTGGACGATTGCGATCTGTGGGTGACGCTGGAGCCGTGCGCGATGTGCGCGGGTGCGATCGCGCATGCCCGGATTGCGCGGCTCTATTACGGAGCAGAAGATGCCAAGGGCGGCGCGGTCGCGCATGGACCGCGATTCTTCGGGCAGCCGACCTGTCATCACCGGCCCGAAATCTATTCCGGCATCGGCGAGGAAGAGGCGGGTGCGCTGCTGAAGGGATTTTTTGCGGGACGGCGGTGA
- the purD gene encoding phosphoribosylamine--glycine ligase encodes MNILLIGSGGREHALAWRLAQSPGTTKLFAAPGNPGIAEHAELVDLDPADHRAVIDFCHRHSIHFVVIGPEAPLVDGLADNIRTMGLPVFGPNKAAAQLEGSKIFTKDLCRRSNIPTAAYARVTSRDGALATLQDFGIPVVIKADGLAAGKGVTVAMTRAEAEEAIADLFSVPKAEAVIEEFLEGEEVSLFVLTDGTAMMPFGTAQDHKRVGDGDVGPNTGGMGAYSPAPVLTPDLERRAMEEIVAPTVAAMAAAGMPFSGVLYAGLMLTADGPKLIEYNARFGDPECQVLMMRYRGDLLELLLAVARGTLGDHPAPDFTDEVALTVVMAANGYPGTPDKGGTIDGIVAAEVDGARIFQAGTARVGGRLVAAGGRVLAVTALATDIETAQAQAYAAVERIDFPSGFNRSDIGWREIERQAG; translated from the coding sequence ATGAATATCCTGCTGATCGGCTCCGGGGGCCGTGAACATGCGCTCGCGTGGCGGCTGGCGCAATCGCCGGGCACCACTAAACTGTTCGCCGCGCCGGGCAATCCGGGGATTGCGGAGCATGCCGAGCTGGTCGATCTTGACCCGGCGGACCACCGCGCGGTGATCGATTTCTGCCACCGCCATTCGATCCACTTCGTCGTCATCGGGCCGGAAGCGCCACTGGTCGACGGTCTTGCCGACAATATCCGCACGATGGGCCTGCCCGTCTTCGGCCCGAACAAGGCGGCGGCGCAGCTGGAAGGATCGAAGATCTTCACCAAGGACCTGTGCCGCCGGTCGAACATCCCGACCGCCGCTTATGCCCGGGTTACCTCGCGCGACGGCGCGCTGGCGACGCTGCAGGATTTCGGCATTCCGGTGGTGATCAAGGCGGACGGCCTCGCCGCGGGCAAGGGCGTCACCGTCGCGATGACGCGGGCCGAGGCGGAAGAGGCGATCGCCGACCTGTTCTCCGTGCCCAAGGCCGAGGCGGTGATCGAGGAATTCCTGGAGGGCGAGGAAGTCAGCCTGTTCGTGCTGACCGACGGGACTGCGATGATGCCGTTCGGCACCGCGCAGGATCACAAGCGCGTCGGCGACGGCGATGTCGGGCCGAACACCGGCGGCATGGGCGCATACAGCCCCGCGCCGGTGCTCACCCCGGATCTGGAACGCCGCGCGATGGAGGAGATCGTCGCGCCGACCGTGGCGGCGATGGCGGCGGCGGGCATGCCGTTTTCGGGCGTCCTCTATGCCGGGCTGATGCTGACCGCGGATGGCCCGAAGCTGATCGAATATAATGCGCGGTTCGGCGATCCCGAATGCCAGGTGCTGATGATGCGCTATCGCGGCGACCTGCTGGAACTGCTGCTCGCCGTGGCGCGCGGTACGCTTGGCGATCATCCCGCGCCCGATTTCACCGACGAGGTCGCGCTGACCGTCGTGATGGCGGCGAACGGCTATCCCGGCACGCCCGACAAGGGCGGCACGATCGACGGAATCGTGGCGGCGGAGGTGGACGGTGCCCGTATCTTCCAGGCCGGCACGGCGCGCGTCGGGGGCAGGCTGGTCGCGGCGGGTGGCCGCGTGCTGGCCGTGACCGCGCTCGCGACGGACATCGAGACGGCGCAGGCGCAGGCCTACGCCGCGGTCGAGCGGATCGACTTTCCCAGCGGCTTCAACCGCAGCGACATCGGATGGCGGGAAATCGAACGGCAGGCCGGCTGA